A single window of Gossypium hirsutum isolate 1008001.06 chromosome A10, Gossypium_hirsutum_v2.1, whole genome shotgun sequence DNA harbors:
- the LOC107895994 gene encoding transcription factor SCREAM2: MSSRDRKKASVYRKLQRLRSVVNSTAVNKTSIIVDASRYIEELKEKMEVLNQETGTSGISNSQNPLPMQVAVEALEKGFLINVFLEKNCPGLLVSILETFEELGLDVLDARVSCQENFQLEAIGGENQSNAEGIDAQMVKQAVMQAISKWSENI, encoded by the exons ATGTCTTCCAGAGATCGAAAGAAAGCATCTGTCTATCGGAAACTGCAACGCCTTCGCTCTGTTGTCAATTCTACTGCT GTAAATAAAACCTCAATCATTGTGGACGCATCGAGATACATAGAAGAGTTGAAAGAAAAGATGGAAGTGCTGAACCAAGAAACTGGAACTTCAGGAATTTCAAATTCCCAGAATCCTCTGCCTATG CAAGTTGCTGTGGAAGCCCTAGAGAAAGGTTTCCttattaatgtgtttttggaAAAGAATTGCCCTGGTTTGCTTGTTTCCATATTGGAAACCTTTGAAGAGCTTGGCCTTGACGTGCTCGACGCTAGGGTTTCTTGCCAAGAGAATTTCCAGCTTGAAGCCATTGGAGGAGAA AACCAAAGTAATGCTGAAGGCATAGATGCTCAGATGGTGAAACAAGCAGTTATGCAGGCTATCAGTAAATGGAGTGAAAATATATAG